In a single window of the Tribolium castaneum strain GA2 chromosome 8, icTriCast1.1, whole genome shotgun sequence genome:
- the LOC100141550 gene encoding uncharacterized protein LOC100141550 isoform X2 — MSLVLFFLLLFLTKNANPADLNVGTTLFTNADRAKECWSSENVALLSSRMILEDLLPSTSILVIDSNEFVTDLVEYFRLILEIVRKETHGKTKHITLLALTDLLGGYLHHAVLPISKYAYYAGLIDYDSMATLLGLFDELKWFLRTNGQGWAKPLSQNLENFEIRLIPLQSPIHDKDDCDNLMFVHNEKPESTEKSQHCDATIPLPFFDSNTRPSAIALPTKSCPLHNVEANTSSYLVMKFFVMSYKCLQLKNTKSENIDKFQCDFVHWIDDQIMPRLPDEKFYAAFGGILRVRNTLKRLGVSSGSVEKQLDDFRQVIEEAQKPTNNGRQMSRAAMILTAVLITIFVWFLLGTMFICYRMRQSKPRSSPEGGDKTTTCSSLCSSKYFYPEKLSSSNNKRGLRRAPTNRDYGMSLQGG, encoded by the exons ATGTCACTTGTACTTTTTTTCctgcttttatttttgacaaaaaacgcAAACCCGGCTGATTTAAATGTGGGAACGACTTTATTCACCAACGCTGACCGAGCCAAGGAGTGTTGGTCGTCGGAAAACGTGGCCTTATTGTCATCCCGGATGATCCTTGAGGACCTTTTACCCAGCACTTCAATTCTTGTGATAGATTCCAACGAATTCGTCACCGATTTAGTGGAATATTTCCGCCTGATCCTCGAAATCGTGCGCAAGGAAACGCACGGCAAAACCAAGCACATTACGTTGTTAGCACTGACGGATTTGTTGG GCGGTTATTTGCATCATGCCGTTCTCCCAATCTCCAAATACGCATATTACGCCGGCTTGATTGATTATGACAGCATGGCCACGCTTTTGGGGCTTTTTGACGAGCTTAAGTGGTTTTTGCGAACCAATGGACAGGGCTGGGCTAAGCCCTTATCCCAAAATC TGGAAAATTTCGAAATCAGGCTGATCCCGCTACAATCCCCTATACATGACAAAGACGACTGCGATAATTTGATGTTCGTGCACAATGAAAAGCCCGAAAGCACGGAAAAGTCCCAGCATTGTGACGCAACCATCCCTTTGCCCTTTTTCGATTCAAACACAAGACCTAGCGCTATAGCCCTTCCAACTAAATCGTGCCCTTTGCACAATGTGGAAGCCAACACATCGAGTTACCTGGTCATGAAATTCTTCGTAATGTCGTACAAATGTCTACAGTTGAAAAACACCAAGTCGGAGAATATCGATAAGTTTCAGTGTGATTTCGTTCACTGGATTGACGATCAAATCATGCCGCGGCTTCCTGACGAGAAATTTTACGCCGCTTTTGGGGGAATCCTCCGCGTGAGGAACACCCTCAAACGGCTAG GTGTCAGTTCGGGAAGTGTGGAAAAACAACTCGACGATTTTCGCCAAGTAATCGAAGAGGCGCAAAAACCAACAAACAATGGCCGACAAATGAGCCGCGCCGCCATGATACTCACCGCCGTCTTGATCACGATTTTTGTATGGTTTTTGCTCGGTACCATGTTCATTTGTTACAGGATGCGCCAATCAAAAC CGCGTTCATCACCCGAAGGTGGCGATAAGACAACGACGTGTTCATCGCTTTGTTCAAGCAAATACTTCTATCCGGAGAAACTGAGCTCGAGCAACAATAAGAGAG GTTTAAGGCGGGCGCCAACAAATCGTGATTACGGGATGTCGCTGCAAGGAGGATGA
- the LOC100141550 gene encoding uncharacterized protein LOC100141550 isoform X1 gives MSLVLFFLLLFLTKNANPADLNVGTTLFTNADRAKECWSSENVALLSSRMILEDLLPSTSILVIDSNEFVTDLVEYFRLILEIVRKETHGKTKHITLLALTDLLGGYLHHAVLPISKYAYYAGLIDYDSMATLLGLFDELKWFLRTNGQGWAKPLSQNLENFEIRLIPLQSPIHDKDDCDNLMFVHNEKPESTEKSQHCDATIPLPFFDSNTRPSAIALPTKSCPLHNVEANTSSYLVMKFFVMSYKCLQLKNTKSENIDKFQCDFVHWIDDQIMPRLPDEKFYAAFGGILRVRNTLKRLGVSSGSVEKQLDDFRQVIEEAQKPTNNGRQMSRAAMILTAVLITIFVWFLLGTMFICYRMRQSKPRSSPEGGDKTTTCSSLCSSKYFYPEKLSSSNNKRGGRQQIVITGCRCKEDDDEDEDFTTNSGTVNDSTRTDGKLTSITEKSEPTSNTTASGPSKIPSKDMDLKPQKARNEAPRRKGKVQRQVYMDSDTDSESPAK, from the exons ATGTCACTTGTACTTTTTTTCctgcttttatttttgacaaaaaacgcAAACCCGGCTGATTTAAATGTGGGAACGACTTTATTCACCAACGCTGACCGAGCCAAGGAGTGTTGGTCGTCGGAAAACGTGGCCTTATTGTCATCCCGGATGATCCTTGAGGACCTTTTACCCAGCACTTCAATTCTTGTGATAGATTCCAACGAATTCGTCACCGATTTAGTGGAATATTTCCGCCTGATCCTCGAAATCGTGCGCAAGGAAACGCACGGCAAAACCAAGCACATTACGTTGTTAGCACTGACGGATTTGTTGG GCGGTTATTTGCATCATGCCGTTCTCCCAATCTCCAAATACGCATATTACGCCGGCTTGATTGATTATGACAGCATGGCCACGCTTTTGGGGCTTTTTGACGAGCTTAAGTGGTTTTTGCGAACCAATGGACAGGGCTGGGCTAAGCCCTTATCCCAAAATC TGGAAAATTTCGAAATCAGGCTGATCCCGCTACAATCCCCTATACATGACAAAGACGACTGCGATAATTTGATGTTCGTGCACAATGAAAAGCCCGAAAGCACGGAAAAGTCCCAGCATTGTGACGCAACCATCCCTTTGCCCTTTTTCGATTCAAACACAAGACCTAGCGCTATAGCCCTTCCAACTAAATCGTGCCCTTTGCACAATGTGGAAGCCAACACATCGAGTTACCTGGTCATGAAATTCTTCGTAATGTCGTACAAATGTCTACAGTTGAAAAACACCAAGTCGGAGAATATCGATAAGTTTCAGTGTGATTTCGTTCACTGGATTGACGATCAAATCATGCCGCGGCTTCCTGACGAGAAATTTTACGCCGCTTTTGGGGGAATCCTCCGCGTGAGGAACACCCTCAAACGGCTAG GTGTCAGTTCGGGAAGTGTGGAAAAACAACTCGACGATTTTCGCCAAGTAATCGAAGAGGCGCAAAAACCAACAAACAATGGCCGACAAATGAGCCGCGCCGCCATGATACTCACCGCCGTCTTGATCACGATTTTTGTATGGTTTTTGCTCGGTACCATGTTCATTTGTTACAGGATGCGCCAATCAAAAC CGCGTTCATCACCCGAAGGTGGCGATAAGACAACGACGTGTTCATCGCTTTGTTCAAGCAAATACTTCTATCCGGAGAAACTGAGCTCGAGCAACAATAAGAGAG GCGGGCGCCAACAAATCGTGATTACGGGATGTCGCTGCAAGGAGGATGATGACGAAGATGAGGATTTTACCACGAATAGTGGCACTGTTAACGATTCTACACGAACCGATGGGAAATTAACTTCGATTACGGAAAAGTCCGAACCTACGAGTAATACAACGGCGTCAGGGCCGTCAAAAATTCCATCGAAAGACATGGATTTGAAACCACAAAAGGCGCGAAACGAAGCTCCTCGGAG GAAGGGTAAAGTACAGAGACAGGTGTATATGGACTCGGATACGGACTCGGAATCGCCCGCCAAGtag